One stretch of Geoalkalibacter ferrihydriticus DSM 17813 DNA includes these proteins:
- a CDS encoding helix-turn-helix transcriptional regulator, which yields MLPSLSFAAFVFWLLAVPMNGPLLDAAGIADASGFFLIPHILSLVLIGTFISGDTFKKLAPTCVATTILLSMALPLSTAAAPWLLMFLSVCGAFVAVDATTRLHNAKSPVLSAASGLVLGNLLFFILHLGPKGEFLPFALVSLPLLLLLFSTQGTTPHKPTFPSARLLHYLPFVLVFHIVSGLMYSAIYPVYHPAALFPGAELPFYMLTALGAVWLVKKHRELALIFGILLGMAAFAALQHGQLLSINLSMFAMQAGQGFVDLFLLAYLLSFVQRIRAVGLGLATLCLGIYCGQLIGQNMHEFVGAIVMTGHIALNLAVLTLYFLGRRRDYIDPPAPSPEIRAQSVHLPAYHLQPALVPVPIQNLSLPQENLDPPLEERLPENLRLLLSQRECLVLAHSLDGRPYRIIAADLNISESSVKTYMKRICDKLGVQGRKGLFDILEAK from the coding sequence ATGCTGCCGTCTCTCTCTTTTGCCGCCTTCGTCTTCTGGCTTCTGGCCGTTCCCATGAACGGTCCGCTGCTTGATGCGGCAGGCATTGCCGACGCCTCAGGTTTTTTTCTGATTCCACACATCTTAAGTCTTGTTTTAATCGGCACCTTCATCTCCGGCGACACATTTAAAAAACTCGCCCCCACCTGCGTTGCAACGACGATTTTGCTCTCCATGGCCTTGCCGTTGAGTACCGCCGCCGCGCCTTGGCTGCTGATGTTTCTGAGCGTTTGCGGCGCCTTTGTCGCCGTCGATGCCACAACTCGCCTGCACAATGCAAAGTCACCCGTGCTATCCGCAGCATCGGGTCTGGTTCTCGGCAACCTGCTATTTTTCATTCTGCACCTCGGTCCGAAAGGCGAGTTTCTTCCCTTCGCTCTGGTCTCCCTGCCACTGCTGCTGTTACTTTTCTCCACGCAAGGCACGACACCGCATAAACCGACTTTTCCATCGGCGCGACTTCTTCACTACCTGCCTTTCGTACTGGTGTTTCACATCGTCAGCGGGCTGATGTACAGCGCGATCTATCCCGTCTATCATCCTGCCGCTCTTTTTCCCGGAGCAGAGCTGCCGTTTTATATGCTGACCGCCCTGGGCGCAGTTTGGCTGGTGAAGAAGCACCGGGAGCTGGCCTTGATCTTCGGCATATTGTTGGGCATGGCCGCCTTTGCCGCTCTGCAGCATGGCCAACTCCTGAGCATCAATTTGAGTATGTTCGCCATGCAGGCGGGTCAGGGCTTTGTTGATTTGTTTCTGCTGGCCTATTTACTCTCTTTTGTGCAGCGCATTCGCGCCGTCGGTCTGGGTTTGGCGACTCTGTGCCTTGGAATTTACTGCGGGCAGTTGATCGGGCAGAATATGCACGAATTCGTCGGCGCCATCGTGATGACGGGACACATTGCTCTCAATCTGGCCGTGCTGACCCTGTATTTCTTGGGGCGGCGCAGGGATTATATCGATCCGCCGGCACCCTCGCCTGAAATCAGGGCACAAAGCGTCCACCTCCCGGCGTACCACCTTCAGCCGGCTCTCGTCCCGGTGCCGATTCAGAATCTAAGCCTGCCTCAGGAGAACCTCGACCCGCCTTTGGAAGAGCGTCTCCCGGAGAATCTGCGCCTTCTGCTGTCACAGCGCGAATGCCTGGTACTGGCCCACAGCCTCGACGGACGTCCCTACCGCATAATCGCTGCGGATTTGAACATCTCCGAATCCTCAGTGAAAACCTACATGAAGCGCATCTGCGACAAGCTCGGCGTTCAGGGACGCAAAGGCCTATTTGATATCTTGGAGGCCAAATGA
- a CDS encoding choice-of-anchor J domain-containing protein, whose protein sequence is MGVVCIGSGTMGGRGCWKFLVQLVFGLALLCFSVGALGAQSVESFEGAFPPEGWSLYNAGSSNLPWEKTDALGHSGSSSAFHDFHSTVYQDSWLITPQISVAHGDVVSFWEYTQFADDYDRHSLWVCEEDCLTPPVNWTEMREFSAPEQVWREQTVDLSAYAGSQVYLAFRYQGEYATRWLIDDVALPQAPFAGSGTQENPYQIATATQLDAVRNYLDKHFILIADIDLDTAPYNDGIGWVPIGTSGTHFVGSFDGDGHVISSLFIDSPVTETDIYDVGLFGYIGTGAAISNLQINGAIVRGGINTTGSLVGDSYQASISNVGAANVDVAGPGLVGGLVGFNNWQSTLSDSYAAGIVASSGNSPIGGLTGENYGTISRCFAVVDVDAEGINPRYAGGLVGLAYDCNIIDSYASGAVRGKTYVGGLVGDLGTFGSGDIVRSYATGNVAGDGDDVGGLVGRMASGNITQSFAIGEVRGGSYRVGGLVGYLLSGSLADVYATGSATAEYDYVGGLVGEGTNATITNAYAVGVVQGDRDLGGLVGIQSGLNVFNSYYNSETTGQSDTGKGEPKTTAELKQQATFSDAWAIVADPDMDEAYPVLVWQGEKNYDGDPQWVIGTRIPAFSVTPTSGPGGSISPSSVQSIANGATAQFTITPDDGYVIGEVGGTCGGSLNGNVYTTDAITQGCTVIANFQIIPVDPGPADPDPIDPDPIDPDPIDPDPIDPDPVDPDPVDPDPLLPVQIEKDYVDAPRIVASHRLTRRDPQSGMVLSVTRAHSEVPNSTVEVNEEDPDNPSVLMSAAIETAEGRNLTVQAEAYGDGRAVHRVILAAEEAENEIVTQAVSRFTDAFTLIEEEGRVTTWAPLPPKDARKWRAVVATQSDGESRLWYEICETQCEDEGNWDLSSLTLAGDQSFEAGNEIEIGEDGVDGAQIRIETDVTRQIRF, encoded by the coding sequence ATGGGTGTCGTCTGTATTGGCTCAGGCACTATGGGTGGGCGCGGCTGTTGGAAATTTTTGGTCCAGTTGGTTTTCGGTTTAGCGCTTCTGTGCTTCAGCGTCGGCGCCTTAGGTGCGCAGAGCGTTGAAAGCTTCGAGGGCGCATTTCCTCCCGAAGGCTGGTCGCTTTATAATGCCGGTAGCAGCAACCTTCCTTGGGAAAAAACGGACGCTCTAGGGCACTCGGGGAGTTCCAGCGCCTTTCACGATTTCCATTCCACCGTGTATCAGGATTCCTGGCTCATCACCCCGCAAATTTCCGTTGCCCACGGCGATGTTGTTTCTTTCTGGGAATACACCCAATTTGCTGACGATTATGACAGGCACAGCCTGTGGGTGTGCGAAGAGGATTGCCTCACACCACCGGTAAACTGGACGGAAATGCGGGAGTTTTCCGCCCCGGAACAGGTTTGGCGAGAGCAGACAGTTGATCTCTCTGCGTATGCCGGCAGCCAGGTTTACCTGGCATTTCGCTACCAGGGCGAATATGCGACGAGGTGGCTTATCGATGATGTCGCTTTGCCGCAAGCGCCCTTTGCCGGCTCCGGAACGCAGGAAAATCCCTATCAGATTGCCACGGCTACACAGCTTGACGCCGTGCGCAACTACCTTGACAAACATTTTATTTTGATTGCGGATATCGATTTGGATACCGCGCCGTACAATGATGGTATCGGGTGGGTACCCATCGGTACTTCCGGCACACACTTCGTAGGCAGTTTCGATGGTGATGGACATGTTATTTCCAGTCTGTTCATTGATAGTCCTGTCACTGAGACTGATATCTATGATGTCGGCCTTTTCGGCTACATTGGGACTGGTGCCGCTATCAGCAATTTGCAGATAAATGGCGCTATTGTTCGGGGGGGGATTAACACGACCGGCAGCCTTGTCGGAGACAGCTATCAAGCTTCCATCTCCAACGTCGGTGCTGCCAATGTGGATGTGGCGGGGCCCGGTCTGGTCGGCGGCCTGGTCGGATTTAACAACTGGCAGAGCACCCTGAGCGATTCCTATGCAGCAGGCATTGTGGCCTCTTCGGGCAATAGTCCGATCGGTGGCTTGACCGGGGAGAATTATGGAACTATCAGCCGCTGCTTTGCCGTGGTCGATGTTGACGCTGAAGGGATTAATCCGCGATATGCCGGCGGTCTGGTTGGACTGGCTTACGATTGCAATATCATTGACTCTTACGCTTCAGGTGCCGTTAGAGGTAAGACGTATGTGGGAGGCCTTGTCGGCGATCTTGGCACCTTTGGGTCGGGTGACATTGTCAGGTCCTACGCCACGGGCAACGTCGCAGGAGACGGTGACGATGTCGGTGGCCTGGTGGGGCGCATGGCATCCGGTAATATCACCCAGTCCTTTGCCATTGGCGAGGTGAGGGGAGGCTCTTATCGTGTGGGTGGGTTGGTCGGGTATCTGCTAAGCGGATCTCTTGCAGATGTCTACGCTACCGGCAGCGCAACCGCAGAATATGACTATGTCGGCGGATTGGTGGGCGAAGGCACAAATGCCACCATCACCAACGCCTACGCTGTAGGTGTGGTACAGGGAGACAGGGACCTGGGCGGTTTGGTCGGGATTCAGTCTGGACTTAATGTCTTCAACTCCTACTACAACAGCGAAACCACCGGGCAGTCCGACACTGGCAAAGGCGAGCCGAAAACAACCGCCGAACTTAAGCAGCAAGCTACCTTCAGCGACGCCTGGGCGATTGTTGCCGATCCCGATATGGACGAAGCCTATCCCGTCTTGGTTTGGCAGGGAGAGAAAAACTATGACGGTGATCCTCAATGGGTGATCGGCACCAGAATACCCGCTTTTTCCGTGACGCCGACCTCCGGCCCGGGCGGTAGCATCAGTCCCAGTTCGGTGCAAAGCATTGCCAATGGCGCAACGGCCCAATTCACCATCACCCCTGACGACGGTTACGTCATCGGCGAAGTTGGCGGCACTTGCGGCGGGAGTCTGAACGGCAATGTTTATACGACGGACGCAATAACTCAGGGCTGTACCGTCATTGCCAATTTTCAGATTATCCCCGTCGATCCCGGTCCCGCTGATCCCGATCCTATCGACCCTGATCCGATCGACCCTGATCCGATCGACCCTGATCCGATCGATCCTGATCCTGTCGATCCTGATCCTGTCGATCCTGATCCGCTTCTCCCCGTGCAGATCGAGAAAGACTATGTTGATGCACCGCGGATCGTCGCTTCTCATCGCCTCACTCGACGCGACCCCCAGAGTGGAATGGTTCTGTCCGTCACCAGAGCGCACAGCGAAGTGCCGAATTCAACCGTCGAGGTGAATGAAGAAGATCCAGACAACCCCAGCGTTCTCATGTCCGCCGCCATTGAAACCGCCGAAGGTCGAAACCTCACCGTTCAGGCCGAGGCCTACGGCGACGGCAGGGCGGTGCATCGGGTCATCCTGGCTGCTGAAGAAGCGGAAAACGAGATCGTCACCCAGGCCGTCAGTCGCTTTACCGATGCCTTTACCCTGATTGAAGAAGAGGGACGGGTTACGACCTGGGCGCCGCTGCCCCCCAAAGATGCCCGCAAGTGGCGGGCCGTGGTTGCAACGCAGTCCGATGGCGAAAGTCGCCTCTGGTACGAGATCTGCGAAACGCAGTGCGAAGATGAGGGAAATTGGGACCTGTCGTCCTTGACATTGGCCGGCGATCAGTCATTTGAAGCCGGCAATGAGATTGAGATCGGTGAAGACGGTGTCGATGGTGCACAGATTCGCATCGAAACCGACGTCACCCGCCAAATCCGTTTCTAA
- a CDS encoding GLUG motif-containing protein, translated as MCVLISAAFVISSTASVNAQVPNLAFEKLVIPHTNIAPSIGGAVYHPDHVVDGDVDTVWYSWQSVYTEVSFTLDLEDVFEIGSIEFFPTQLASYNIESSLNNTDWTTRHHDTIPYGALGPFVLNVDTPYEARYVKFTGSNNSNAYAGLAEIRVYGQVFPVGDGTAENPYEITTAEQLDAVRDYRDKHFILRNDIDLSPYNTGEGWLPIGADYDIRFVGTFNGNGFTIHNLFINRDENYIGLFGYIDNAKISKLTIENASVTGRNFVGALTGTAKDTTIDNIHVTGMVAGQFDQVGGLVGNGRNLIAIDCSSDVEVTGVQRLGGLIGYQSLESGDSSKIENSHATGSVSGHSYVGGLVGENRYLIINSSSTANVQASNSIAGGLVGENRGEIINSFATGAVGGDSSVGGLVGYQTDGSITDAYATGFVSAVNNTSNAGGLVGEASSTTLTNTYATGKVQGSGNVGGLVGIIKEGNISRSYANGGVEGNWRLGGLVGFAENTANIAQSYATGTVTGTLSAVGGLIGRLDGQVFSSYATGDVTGNGTVGGLVGDLYNTAAEIDASYATGDVTGELRVGGLVGVSHNSVINDSYALGVVTGGSEAGGLVGENSGGTITTSFFNSETSGQSDNEGKGEPKTTAELQQQTTFSSWTIVADDTIDQGYPLLTWQVSQSYSGDPDPVWVIGTKPPAFSVTPDAGAGGSISPGSVQSIPNGATTYFTIIPGDGFSIAGVTGCGGSLLGNIYTTDAITQACNVVATFQLTPVDPDPVVPDPVDPDPVDPDPVDPVQIEEGYSDAPQIVASHRLTRRDPQSEAVLSITRAHSEVPNSTTXNPDNPSVITAADIVTEGRTITLQAEAYGDGSAVHRVLLITEGSENQIITQALSRFTGAFTLIEEQGRVTTWAPLPQINGHQWRAXSRFTGAFTLIEEQGRVTTWAPLPQINGHQWRAVVETQPDGESRLWYEVCETQCDNDHNWALSSVTLPGDQAFEAGNEIEVEEDILEGVQIRIETDVTRQIRF; from the coding sequence ATGTGCGTTTTGATCTCGGCAGCATTTGTTATTTCTTCAACAGCTTCAGTTAATGCGCAAGTTCCAAACCTGGCCTTTGAAAAGCTCGTTATTCCACATACGAATATAGCACCTTCCATCGGAGGCGCTGTGTATCACCCCGATCATGTCGTCGATGGCGATGTTGATACCGTTTGGTACAGTTGGCAATCAGTATATACTGAAGTCTCTTTTACCCTCGATCTTGAAGATGTCTTTGAGATTGGGTCAATTGAGTTTTTTCCGACACAGTTGGCAAGTTATAATATTGAGTCGTCTTTAAATAATACAGATTGGACTACGCGCCATCATGATACCATACCATACGGCGCTCTTGGACCTTTTGTCCTCAATGTAGATACTCCCTATGAAGCACGCTATGTAAAATTTACCGGCAGTAATAACTCAAATGCATATGCCGGGTTAGCGGAAATAAGAGTTTATGGTCAAGTTTTCCCTGTTGGTGATGGTACTGCTGAAAATCCCTATGAAATCACAACGGCCGAGCAGCTTGACGCCGTGCGTGACTATCGCGACAAACATTTCATTTTGCGCAATGATATAGATCTTTCACCATACAATACGGGCGAAGGCTGGCTGCCGATCGGTGCTGATTATGATATTCGATTTGTTGGTACGTTTAATGGAAATGGATTTACTATCCATAATCTCTTCATAAATCGTGATGAAAATTACATCGGTCTCTTTGGTTATATCGACAATGCAAAAATTAGCAAACTTACTATCGAAAATGCTTCGGTTACCGGCCGTAATTTTGTAGGCGCACTCACAGGTACCGCCAAAGATACGACCATTGACAATATTCATGTGACCGGAATGGTTGCCGGTCAATTTGATCAGGTCGGTGGACTTGTTGGAAATGGTAGAAATCTAATTGCTATCGATTGTTCTTCGGATGTTGAGGTGACCGGTGTTCAACGTCTGGGCGGTCTTATCGGCTATCAAAGTTTAGAGTCCGGCGATTCTTCAAAAATTGAAAATTCTCATGCAACCGGTTCGGTTTCTGGTCACTCTTATGTTGGTGGACTTGTTGGTGAAAATAGGTATTTAATTATAAATTCGTCTTCTACTGCTAATGTTCAAGCGTCAAATAGTATAGCTGGAGGCCTCGTTGGAGAAAATAGGGGCGAAATCATTAACAGCTTTGCCACCGGGGCGGTCGGTGGTGATTCGAGCGTGGGTGGTCTTGTGGGTTATCAGACCGACGGTTCAATCACCGATGCGTATGCTACGGGGTTTGTTAGCGCAGTCAATAACACTAGCAATGCAGGTGGCCTTGTCGGCGAAGCGAGCAGTACAACCCTTACCAACACCTACGCCACCGGAAAAGTGCAAGGTAGTGGGAACGTCGGTGGGTTGGTCGGTATTATTAAAGAGGGCAATATCAGTCGATCCTACGCCAATGGCGGGGTCGAAGGTAATTGGCGCCTTGGGGGTCTGGTAGGATTTGCTGAAAACACCGCCAACATTGCCCAATCTTATGCCACCGGCACGGTTACGGGCACTCTTAGTGCGGTCGGTGGACTCATCGGGCGATTGGATGGCCAGGTTTTTTCCTCTTACGCAACGGGTGATGTCACTGGAAACGGTACAGTCGGCGGTTTGGTGGGCGATCTCTACAACACAGCTGCTGAAATTGACGCATCCTATGCCACCGGTGATGTCACCGGAGAGTTGCGTGTCGGCGGTCTGGTCGGCGTTAGTCACAACAGCGTAATTAATGATTCATATGCTCTGGGTGTGGTCACTGGAGGGTCGGAGGCTGGCGGCTTGGTCGGCGAAAATTCCGGTGGTACTATCACTACTTCCTTTTTCAACAGCGAAACCAGCGGCCAGTCCGACAATGAGGGCAAAGGCGAGCCGAAAACCACTGCTGAACTGCAGCAACAAACCACCTTCAGTAGTTGGACTATTGTTGCCGACGACACGATTGACCAGGGTTACCCATTACTGACTTGGCAGGTTTCACAAAGCTATTCCGGTGATCCTGATCCAGTTTGGGTCATCGGCACGAAGCCCCCCGCTTTTTCTGTAACGCCGGACGCCGGTGCAGGCGGAAGTATCAGCCCCGGTTCGGTGCAATCCATTCCCAATGGCGCCACGACCTATTTCACCATCATCCCTGGCGACGGCTTCTCTATCGCCGGGGTGACCGGTTGCGGCGGGAGTTTGCTCGGCAATATTTATACAACGGATGCCATTACTCAGGCGTGCAACGTTGTCGCCACTTTTCAGCTTACCCCCGTCGATCCCGATCCTGTCGTCCCTGATCCGGTTGATCCCGATCCGGTTGATCCCGATCCCGTTGATCCCGTGCAGATTGAGGAAGGCTATTCCGACGCGCCGCAGATCGTCGCTTCCCATCGCCTCACCCGGCGCGATCCCCAGAGCGAAGCGGTCCTTTCCATCACCAGAGCCCACAGCGAAGTGCCGAATTCAACTACTNAGAATCCGGACAACCCCAGCGTTATTACCGCGGCCGACATTGTAACGGAAGGCAGAACAATCACCCTTCAGGCCGAGGCCTATGGTGATGGCAGCGCCGTGCATCGCGTCCTTCTGATTACCGAAGGATCAGAGAATCAAATCATCACCCAGGCGCTCAGCCGGTTTACCGGGGCATTCACTTTGATTGAGGAGCAAGGGCGGGTTACAACCTGGGCGCCGTTACCCCAGATAAATGGTCATCAGTGGCGTGCCGNCAGCCGGTTTACCGGGGCATTCACTTTGATTGAGGAGCAAGGGCGGGTTACAACCTGGGCGCCGTTACCCCAGATAAATGGTCATCAGTGGCGTGCCGTGGTTGAAACGCAACCCGATGGTGAAAGTCGTCTCTGGTATGAAGTCTGTGAAACACAGTGCGATAATGACCACAATTGGGCCCTTTCTTCTGTGACGTTGCCCGGCGATCAGGCGTTCGAAGCCGGTAATGAGATAGAGGTCGAGGAAGATATTCTTGAGGGTGTGCAGATTCGCATCGAAACCGACGTCACCCGCCAAATCCGTTTCTGA
- a CDS encoding ferritin-like domain-containing protein, protein MSFVTLDQVIKFAIQREETAYQLYKDAAVKSKSPAARKMFEEMAAEEAGHKEVFGKMDVQRAEQYKKITIPDMKISKYLVDVPLKPDATYQEILTYAIKTEDNAYNLYMTAAEATDDPDLKKVLQVFADVEKGHKIKVERLYDDHVLTEN, encoded by the coding sequence ATGTCTTTTGTCACCCTTGACCAAGTGATCAAGTTTGCCATCCAGCGTGAAGAAACCGCCTATCAGCTCTACAAGGATGCGGCCGTCAAATCCAAAAGTCCGGCCGCCCGCAAGATGTTTGAGGAAATGGCGGCGGAAGAAGCCGGCCACAAGGAGGTTTTCGGCAAGATGGATGTGCAGCGCGCCGAGCAATACAAGAAAATCACCATTCCCGACATGAAAATCAGCAAGTACCTGGTGGATGTTCCTCTCAAGCCCGATGCGACTTACCAGGAAATCCTGACCTATGCCATCAAGACCGAGGACAACGCCTACAATCTCTACATGACCGCCGCCGAGGCCACCGACGATCCCGATTTGAAAAAGGTGCTGCAGGTCTTTGCCGATGTGGAAAAGGGCCACAAGATCAAGGTAGAGCGCCTTTACGATGATCACGTTCTGACCGAAAACTGA
- a CDS encoding glutaminase, with translation MSPDHLQDILNQIHTQITARTDYGEVATYIPELACVDPKQFGLAVALADGRLLSVGDADVPFSIQSISKVFTLALALGQVGNQLWKRVGREPSGHAFNSILQLEHEKGIPRNPFINAGAIVVTDVILASSTPKEALAGLMTFIRTAADDPNIYINEAVARSEKETGHRNFALAHFMRSFGNLAHDPDLTLGTYFHQCALEMSCRQLAMAGRFLINAPGMPHLISPSRIRRINALMMTCGHYDGSGDFAFRVGLPGKSGVGGGILVIVPGKASIAVWSPGLTPLGNSRLGTEAVHLLAQRTEWSVFG, from the coding sequence GTGAGTCCCGACCATCTTCAGGATATCCTCAACCAGATCCACACACAGATCACCGCGCGCACCGATTATGGTGAGGTCGCCACCTATATTCCCGAGTTGGCGTGCGTTGATCCCAAACAGTTCGGATTGGCCGTCGCCTTGGCCGACGGTCGCCTGTTGTCCGTCGGTGATGCCGATGTGCCCTTTTCCATCCAGAGCATTTCCAAGGTTTTTACTCTGGCTCTGGCCCTGGGACAGGTCGGCAACCAGTTGTGGAAGCGGGTCGGGCGCGAGCCTTCCGGCCATGCCTTTAATTCTATTTTGCAGCTCGAACATGAAAAAGGCATTCCCCGCAATCCGTTCATCAATGCCGGCGCCATCGTCGTCACCGACGTCATTCTGGCGAGCAGCACGCCCAAAGAGGCGCTGGCGGGCCTGATGACTTTTATCCGCACCGCCGCCGATGATCCGAACATCTACATCAACGAGGCCGTGGCCCGATCAGAAAAAGAGACCGGGCACCGCAATTTCGCCCTGGCGCATTTCATGCGCAGCTTCGGCAATCTGGCGCATGATCCGGATTTGACCCTGGGCACTTATTTTCATCAATGCGCCTTGGAAATGTCTTGCCGCCAACTAGCCATGGCGGGCCGGTTCCTCATCAACGCGCCCGGCATGCCGCACCTGATCTCGCCCTCGCGCATCCGCCGCATCAACGCCCTGATGATGACCTGCGGCCATTATGACGGCTCGGGGGATTTCGCTTTTCGCGTCGGGCTGCCGGGCAAAAGCGGCGTCGGCGGCGGCATTCTGGTCATTGTTCCCGGCAAGGCCTCCATCGCCGTCTGGTCGCCGGGGTTGACGCCTCTGGGCAATTCGCGCCTGGGCACCGAAGCCGTGCACCTGTTGGCGCAACGGACGGAGTGGTCGGTGTTCGGGTGA
- a CDS encoding DUF4920 domain-containing protein: protein MKIVPVQILFALLFTAVSIVPALAQTFGRGLSLTETTPVSALLDDPEAYVDQTVQIKGLVVEVCSLRGCWMNIAGERPFESVHVKVDDYDMVFPLTARGKTAVVEGVWQKIVRENEFGFARTPPDPAKIPAPENRSTTDVFYQLRGLGAVVEGL from the coding sequence ATGAAAATCGTGCCGGTCCAAATACTGTTCGCCCTGCTTTTCACCGCCGTTTCGATTGTGCCCGCCTTGGCCCAGACTTTCGGCAGGGGGCTTAGTCTGACGGAAACGACGCCCGTCTCGGCACTTCTGGACGATCCGGAGGCCTACGTCGATCAGACCGTGCAGATCAAGGGTCTGGTGGTCGAGGTCTGCTCCCTGCGCGGCTGTTGGATGAACATTGCAGGCGAGCGCCCCTTTGAGAGCGTGCATGTCAAGGTGGATGATTACGATATGGTTTTTCCCCTGACCGCACGAGGTAAGACGGCCGTCGTCGAGGGCGTCTGGCAGAAAATCGTGCGCGAGAATGAGTTCGGCTTTGCCCGCACGCCCCCCGATCCCGCCAAGATCCCCGCCCCGGAAAATCGCTCAACGACGGATGTTTTCTACCAACTGCGCGGCCTGGGCGCCGTTGTCGAGGGCCTTTAG
- a CDS encoding PepSY-associated TM helix domain-containing protein produces MGLRKFNHALHRDIGYLCVGLTLIYALSGIAVNHLHHWNPNYKVEKARAQVAPSDYRGVLDEDRVLELLRKIGEPPVYENIFQPDPESLMVFVEGRVIRFHLPSGVVEYERAAPRAFWHAVNFLHLNHPKKAWTWIADLYAAGLILLALTGLLLLPRGRMRPRCIVLILLGLLIPVLPLLLYY; encoded by the coding sequence ATGGGTCTGCGAAAGTTCAACCATGCCCTGCACCGCGACATCGGCTATCTCTGCGTCGGGTTGACGCTGATTTATGCCCTCTCGGGCATCGCCGTCAATCACCTCCATCATTGGAATCCCAATTACAAGGTCGAGAAGGCGAGGGCGCAGGTTGCGCCGAGCGACTATCGCGGGGTACTCGACGAAGACAGGGTTCTTGAGTTGCTGCGGAAAATCGGTGAGCCGCCCGTCTACGAGAATATTTTTCAACCCGACCCCGAGAGCCTGATGGTGTTCGTCGAAGGGCGGGTCATCCGCTTTCATCTGCCCAGCGGCGTGGTCGAGTACGAACGGGCCGCGCCGAGAGCTTTCTGGCACGCCGTCAATTTCCTTCACCTCAATCATCCCAAAAAAGCCTGGACCTGGATCGCCGATCTCTATGCCGCGGGCCTGATTCTTCTCGCGCTGACCGGGCTGCTGCTTTTACCGCGCGGACGGATGCGTCCCCGCTGCATCGTACTCATCCTCCTCGGTCTTCTCATCCCAGTTCTGCCGCTGCTGCTGTATTATTGA